One Roseimaritima multifibrata DNA window includes the following coding sequences:
- a CDS encoding GspE/PulE family protein has protein sequence MDQLDPERLGALWDAQNEDEETVEQSVIRFGLADESQIATAYAKHYLLPLFDPPADQPSPVDPAVAQRLPAQLCLNHLIAPLTDDGHTLEVAIASPDALRLADEIQYLSGRRMRAMFTPLSAIERLLGDMYEESQWSPDDYCFQRHHEPTSLESSSTSANAEEDDSEFHEFESLSEEAFVNAQTVDEQTQAYIHSLIEQAILAKATAIHLEPFEECCRVRIRVAGNFEERPAPAPSIQESVFDRLKSLAKMDIDQRHVPQDGTITVRAGERKIQIRMHTCPTLTSEKIVLQLQSKTPIPTSLRALGLEERQFKDLKAAIENPSGVVLVTGSQASGKSNTLYACLQHLNDLENNIYTIEDSIAQPCGGINQIQTRPEVGLTIPNALQSVLFQDPDVIMIEEIRDAETADRTLRAALGNHLMLSALPTPDALSAIARLQELDVAPYLIASSLKLLISQRRLRTLCEECCQPYQLNREEYVRFGIQPGTVLKRPAGCEHCQQTGYNGYLPMTEVIPVTNPLRRLIRRGASLQQLRRAVKANGTQLFDQISLQQVAAGVTSLQEALLRPI, from the coding sequence ATGGATCAATTGGATCCTGAACGTTTGGGGGCGCTTTGGGATGCACAGAACGAAGACGAGGAAACGGTCGAACAATCGGTCATTCGGTTCGGTCTGGCGGATGAAAGCCAAATTGCCACGGCCTATGCGAAGCATTATCTGTTACCTCTGTTTGACCCGCCGGCCGACCAACCCTCGCCGGTTGATCCAGCGGTCGCCCAGCGGCTGCCGGCTCAGCTCTGCCTGAATCACCTGATCGCCCCGCTAACCGATGACGGCCACACGCTAGAGGTAGCGATCGCCTCCCCCGATGCACTCCGGCTAGCCGACGAAATTCAGTACCTTTCCGGGCGGCGCATGCGGGCCATGTTTACCCCTCTGTCTGCGATTGAGCGTCTGCTTGGGGACATGTACGAAGAAAGCCAGTGGTCACCGGACGACTATTGTTTTCAGCGTCATCATGAACCGACATCGCTCGAATCGAGCAGCACCTCTGCAAACGCCGAAGAAGACGATTCGGAATTCCATGAATTCGAATCCCTCAGCGAAGAGGCTTTTGTCAACGCTCAAACGGTTGATGAACAGACGCAAGCCTATATCCATAGCCTGATCGAGCAGGCGATCCTTGCCAAAGCAACAGCGATTCACCTGGAACCTTTTGAAGAGTGCTGCCGGGTGCGAATCCGCGTCGCGGGGAACTTTGAAGAACGGCCAGCGCCAGCGCCGTCGATTCAGGAGTCGGTGTTCGATCGACTGAAATCGCTAGCTAAAATGGATATCGATCAACGACATGTGCCCCAAGACGGAACCATCACGGTTCGCGCTGGAGAACGAAAAATCCAAATTCGAATGCATACCTGCCCGACGCTGACCAGCGAAAAAATCGTGCTTCAATTGCAATCGAAAACACCGATCCCGACCAGCCTAAGAGCCCTCGGGTTGGAGGAACGTCAGTTCAAGGATTTGAAAGCTGCGATTGAAAATCCCAGCGGAGTCGTTCTGGTCACGGGATCACAGGCAAGCGGCAAATCAAACACGCTATACGCTTGCCTCCAGCATCTAAATGATCTGGAAAACAACATCTACACCATCGAAGATTCGATTGCACAACCATGTGGCGGAATCAACCAAATTCAGACTCGCCCCGAGGTTGGACTGACGATCCCCAACGCATTGCAATCGGTGCTTTTCCAAGATCCGGACGTGATCATGATCGAGGAAATTCGGGATGCGGAAACCGCTGACCGAACCCTCCGCGCCGCGTTGGGAAATCACTTAATGCTATCAGCGCTACCAACCCCCGATGCGCTCTCCGCGATCGCTCGCTTGCAAGAATTGGATGTTGCTCCATACCTAATTGCCAGTTCCTTAAAACTGCTGATTTCCCAACGGCGACTGCGAACCCTCTGCGAAGAATGCTGCCAACCTTACCAGCTGAATCGCGAAGAATATGTCCGTTTTGGAATCCAACCTGGCACCGTTCTGAAACGGCCTGCAGGATGTGAACATTGTCAGCAAACGGGCTACAACGGCTACCTGCCGATGACCGAAGTGATTCCGGTCACAAATCCGCTACGCCGACTGATCCGCCGCGGTGCATCGCTTCAGCAATTGCGGCGAGCGGTCAAAGCAAATGGCACTCAATTGTTCGACCAAATCAGTTTGCAACAGGTCGCTGCGGGAGTCACCAGCCTTCAAGAAGCCCTGCTCCGGCCGATCTAA
- a CDS encoding DUF374 domain-containing protein, with translation MHDDPRQSLKANEERYIYAVLHAHQVSAIMDSEPGTGAMVSRSNDGQMIVPALRVRGCVPIRGSSRRQGQDKGGRAALQAMIDHVVGGKPAYLAVDGPRGPRGRVHKGIAMLARQADAAVITIAPVPSRRWILTRAWDRLQIPKPLAKIDAYFGPPLRIKPEESLEDFCMRIQSDLAQLEAEHDPQEYAAATAK, from the coding sequence TTGCATGATGATCCTCGCCAATCGCTGAAAGCGAACGAGGAGCGGTATATCTATGCGGTTCTGCATGCTCATCAGGTTTCGGCAATCATGGATAGCGAGCCGGGTACGGGGGCCATGGTTTCGCGATCCAACGATGGGCAAATGATTGTTCCAGCCCTGCGAGTGCGCGGCTGTGTGCCGATTCGAGGATCCAGTCGCCGGCAGGGTCAAGACAAAGGAGGCCGCGCCGCGCTGCAAGCGATGATCGATCACGTCGTTGGTGGAAAACCGGCTTATTTGGCGGTCGATGGTCCACGCGGTCCACGCGGACGCGTTCACAAAGGGATTGCGATGTTGGCTCGCCAAGCTGACGCGGCGGTGATCACCATTGCACCGGTCCCCAGTCGCCGGTGGATCCTCACGCGGGCATGGGATCGCTTGCAGATTCCCAAACCGCTGGCCAAGATTGATGCCTACTTTGGGCCTCCACTCCGGATCAAGCCCGAAGAGAGTTTGGAGGATTTTTGCATGCGGATTCAGAGTGATTTGGCTCAATTAGAAGCCGAACATGATCCGCAGGAATATGCTGCGGCGACGGCTAAGTAG